One window of the Chitinophaga niabensis genome contains the following:
- a CDS encoding fructosamine kinase family protein, with translation MIDEIIKRELASALSHKLSVKIQINQAERVHGGDINETYRLMTNEGDWFLKLNDARRFPDMFLREHDGLEELRQANVIAVPKPVAHGIAGNRAFLVTQFLEKGTAAPDFWESFAAAVARMHQTTQSYFGLSGSNYIGSIKQYNTPYVSWPVFYAFNRLMPLAKMAYDKHRMDKTMLGQLEAICKRLPELFPEEPPALLHGDLWSGNFLVGTDGKACIFDPAVYFGHREMELAMTRLFGGFDTRFYYTYQAIRPLAPGWQKRIGLCQLYPLMVHLNLFGGNYYNDVKEVLNGI, from the coding sequence ATGATAGATGAAATTATTAAACGGGAATTAGCCAGCGCCCTGTCCCACAAATTATCTGTGAAAATACAGATAAATCAGGCAGAGAGAGTACATGGCGGAGATATAAATGAAACATATCGTTTAATGACCAATGAGGGAGACTGGTTCCTGAAATTGAATGATGCCAGGCGTTTTCCGGATATGTTCCTCCGTGAGCACGATGGCCTTGAAGAGCTTCGCCAGGCAAATGTGATTGCCGTTCCCAAACCTGTAGCACATGGCATAGCCGGTAACCGCGCCTTCCTGGTTACCCAGTTCCTTGAAAAGGGAACAGCAGCTCCTGATTTCTGGGAGAGCTTCGCAGCCGCAGTGGCCCGTATGCATCAAACCACCCAAAGTTATTTCGGACTCAGCGGTTCCAACTATATCGGTTCCATTAAACAATACAACACGCCTTATGTGAGCTGGCCGGTTTTCTATGCGTTCAACCGCCTGATGCCCCTGGCAAAAATGGCATACGACAAACACCGGATGGATAAAACCATGCTCGGTCAGCTGGAAGCTATCTGCAAACGGCTGCCTGAACTCTTTCCTGAAGAGCCCCCTGCCCTTTTGCATGGTGACCTGTGGAGTGGAAATTTTCTGGTAGGTACGGATGGAAAAGCCTGCATATTTGATCCCGCTGTTTACTTCGGTCATCGGGAAATGGAACTGGCCATGACGAGGTTGTTTGGCGGATTTGATACCCGCTTCTATTATACCTATCAGGCCATCCGCCCGCTTGCACCGGGATGGCAGAAAAGGATCGGTTTATGCCAGTTATACCCTTTAATGGTACACCTGAACCTCTTCGGCGGAAATTACTACAATGATGTAAAGGAAGTGCTGAACGGCATCTGA
- a CDS encoding DUF3810 domain-containing protein, with protein sequence METNDLVKRQLISIAVSIVAILVLNWVLAAEGWLSALYFHRWYVFISTLLRKVLGFVPFSIGDVIYIVWIIVGIIFLLRTLWSLIRGQWKDLLYRVLKGLRSILWLYFIFLLFWGGHYRRNSLAADLGFEVKRYTTADLYLLTDTLVKLTNHDKAVLDALSPDTSAKATFKTAADSYRQLSKIWPGLRYNYPSVKSSLYGKYLNYVGVTGYLNPFTNEAQVNTSVPAFLQPFTTCHEIAHQLGYAPEEDANFIGYLAASRTTDSRFRYAANFEMLLYSVRQLGRRNGYLARLMWDKTSPGVREDVRKMILFYREYEGPIDDYSAVLYDQYLKANQQAKGIRSYSEVVGWLMAYYRI encoded by the coding sequence ATGGAAACGAACGACCTGGTTAAAAGACAATTAATTTCAATCGCCGTAAGCATTGTAGCTATCCTTGTATTAAACTGGGTTCTCGCAGCAGAAGGGTGGCTGTCAGCGCTTTATTTCCATAGGTGGTACGTTTTCATTAGTACACTTCTTAGAAAAGTTCTTGGCTTCGTGCCCTTTAGTATAGGCGATGTAATATACATCGTCTGGATAATAGTTGGGATAATTTTTTTGTTAAGAACGCTGTGGAGCCTTATCCGTGGCCAGTGGAAGGACTTATTGTACAGGGTTTTAAAAGGGTTGAGGTCTATACTATGGCTGTATTTTATTTTCCTTTTATTCTGGGGTGGGCATTACCGCCGCAATTCCCTCGCAGCGGACCTTGGTTTTGAAGTGAAGCGCTACACCACTGCGGATCTTTACCTGCTCACAGATACGCTGGTGAAGCTCACCAACCATGATAAAGCAGTGCTGGATGCACTTTCGCCGGATACCAGTGCTAAGGCCACTTTTAAAACAGCTGCGGATAGTTACCGCCAGTTGTCGAAGATATGGCCGGGACTTCGTTATAATTATCCTTCCGTTAAATCTTCTTTATACGGCAAATATCTTAATTACGTTGGCGTTACAGGTTACCTGAACCCCTTTACCAATGAGGCACAGGTAAATACTTCGGTACCTGCTTTCCTGCAGCCCTTCACTACCTGCCATGAGATCGCACATCAGTTGGGATATGCGCCGGAAGAGGATGCTAATTTCATTGGCTACTTAGCTGCCAGCAGAACTACCGATAGCCGTTTCCGTTATGCTGCCAATTTTGAAATGCTGCTGTACAGTGTACGGCAGTTGGGGCGCAGGAATGGTTACCTGGCAAGGCTTATGTGGGACAAAACATCTCCCGGTGTAAGGGAGGATGTACGTAAAATGATCCTCTTCTACCGCGAGTACGAAGGGCCAATTGACGATTATTCCGCTGTATTATATGATCAGTACCTGAAGGCAAACCAACAGGCAAAAGGGATCAGGAGTTATAGTGAAGTGGTGGGATGGCTGATGGCTTACTACCGGATCTAG
- a CDS encoding arginase has translation MKNIKIIEVKSEIGAGTRGASLGVDAIKIAALDFMSSFFVHFPTEEIETENKLLFEPIESPFAKRIKGTYTLYERISKSVSEAIKANWFPVILSGDHSTAGATIAGLKMARPKAKLGVIWIDAHADLHTPYTTPSGNMHGMPLAASIAEDNEEHKVHELDENTARMWNQLKNIGKIAPKVLPEDIVFISLRDYEKEEEYLIKKYGMKVITTNEVRRKGAENVARSVFRYLSDCEHIYISFDVDSLDASISRGTGTPVSNGLREREAEDLISKFMQHRKICCFEITEVNPTLDKENLMAEIAFNILQRSVNVLMMN, from the coding sequence ATGAAAAACATTAAGATCATTGAGGTTAAATCCGAAATAGGCGCAGGAACAAGAGGCGCCAGTTTGGGGGTGGATGCTATCAAAATAGCTGCGTTGGACTTTATGAGCAGTTTCTTCGTTCATTTCCCTACCGAAGAGATCGAAACAGAAAATAAACTCCTGTTTGAACCTATTGAATCCCCTTTTGCCAAACGTATCAAAGGCACCTATACTTTATACGAAAGGATCAGCAAAAGCGTAAGTGAGGCCATTAAAGCCAACTGGTTCCCTGTGATCCTCTCCGGAGACCACAGTACCGCGGGCGCTACCATTGCAGGCCTCAAAATGGCAAGGCCCAAAGCTAAACTGGGCGTGATCTGGATTGACGCACATGCAGATCTTCACACGCCTTACACCACACCTTCCGGCAATATGCATGGCATGCCGCTGGCGGCTTCCATTGCAGAGGATAATGAAGAACATAAGGTACACGAGCTGGATGAAAACACCGCCAGGATGTGGAACCAGTTGAAGAATATAGGGAAGATAGCCCCCAAGGTACTTCCCGAAGACATTGTTTTCATTTCCCTGCGGGATTATGAAAAGGAAGAGGAATATCTTATTAAGAAATACGGCATGAAGGTGATCACTACAAACGAAGTACGCCGCAAAGGGGCAGAGAATGTTGCCCGCTCTGTATTCCGTTACTTAAGTGATTGCGAGCACATTTATATCTCTTTTGATGTGGACAGTCTGGATGCTTCTATTTCCCGTGGTACCGGAACACCTGTAAGCAATGGCCTGCGGGAACGGGAAGCGGAAGACCTTATTTCCAAATTCATGCAGCACCGCAAGATCTGCTGTTTTGAGATAACGGAAGTGAACCCTACGCTGGACAAGGAAAACCTGATGGCAGAGATTGCTTTCAACATCCTTCAAAGGAGCGTGAATGTGCTGATGATGAACTAG
- a CDS encoding acyl-CoA dehydrogenase, translating into MHFQLTEEHLMIQKAARDFAVNELLPGVIERDELQKFPAEQVKKMGELGFLGMMVDPKYGGAGLDTISYVLAMEEISKIDASASVVMSVNNSLVCWGLETYGTEEQKQKYLVPLASGQIIGAFLLSEPEAGSDATSQRTIGEDKGDHYLVNGTKNWITNGNSASVYLVMVQTHPELGSKGINTLIIEKNSPGVTIGAKENKLGIRGSDTHSIMFQDVKVPKENRIGDDGFGFKFAMKTLGGGRIGIASQALGIASGAYELALKYSKTRKAFGKEISQHQAIQFKLADMATRVEAARLLCLRAAWEKDNKMDYTLSGSMAKVFASETAMWVATEAVQVHGGYGYVKEYHVERLMRDAKITQIYEGTSEVQRIVISRSILG; encoded by the coding sequence ATGCATTTTCAGTTAACGGAAGAGCACCTGATGATTCAAAAAGCAGCCAGAGATTTTGCAGTGAATGAATTGCTGCCGGGTGTTATAGAGCGGGATGAGTTACAAAAGTTTCCGGCCGAACAGGTTAAAAAAATGGGAGAATTAGGTTTCCTCGGAATGATGGTTGACCCTAAATACGGCGGTGCCGGCCTGGATACCATTTCCTATGTATTAGCTATGGAGGAGATCTCCAAAATAGACGCCTCTGCATCTGTAGTGATGAGCGTAAACAATTCCCTGGTATGCTGGGGTCTTGAAACATATGGTACGGAAGAACAAAAACAAAAATACCTGGTGCCCCTGGCCAGTGGTCAGATAATCGGCGCCTTCCTGTTAAGTGAGCCGGAAGCCGGTTCTGACGCTACTTCCCAAAGAACGATCGGGGAAGATAAAGGGGACCATTACCTCGTGAACGGTACCAAAAACTGGATCACCAACGGCAATTCTGCCAGCGTATACCTGGTGATGGTACAAACCCATCCTGAACTGGGCAGCAAAGGCATCAACACCCTTATCATAGAAAAGAATTCTCCTGGTGTTACCATCGGCGCCAAAGAAAATAAACTGGGCATCCGTGGCAGTGATACGCACAGTATCATGTTCCAGGATGTGAAAGTGCCGAAAGAGAACCGCATCGGCGATGATGGCTTTGGGTTCAAATTTGCCATGAAAACCTTAGGCGGCGGCCGTATAGGTATTGCTTCCCAGGCTTTGGGCATTGCCAGCGGTGCTTATGAACTGGCCCTTAAATACTCTAAAACCCGGAAGGCTTTCGGTAAAGAGATCAGCCAGCACCAGGCCATCCAGTTCAAACTGGCAGACATGGCCACAAGGGTGGAAGCAGCCCGTTTATTGTGCCTGCGCGCAGCATGGGAAAAAGACAATAAAATGGATTATACCCTCAGCGGCTCCATGGCAAAAGTATTTGCTTCAGAAACCGCCATGTGGGTAGCTACAGAAGCAGTGCAGGTGCACGGCGGTTACGGTTATGTAAAAGAATACCACGTAGAGCGCCTTATGCGCGATGCAAAGATCACACAGATATATGAAGGCACATCCGAAGTACAGCGGATCGTGATCAGCCGAAGCATCCTGGGGTAA
- a CDS encoding YggS family pyridoxal phosphate-dependent enzyme codes for MAVNIAAYQQVINELRSFNARLVAVSKIKPVSDILALYEAGQRIFGENYVQELADKQTQLPEDIQWHFIGHLQSNKVKYIAPFVSMIHGVDSLKLLQEINKQAAKNNRVIDCLLQVFIAQEETKFGLNETELDELLAQAAGLQNVRIAGLMGMASNTDDEAQISREFKGLAALQARLKEKYFPGTDDFKELSTGMSGDYKLALAEGSTLVRIGSLLFGARNYA; via the coding sequence ATGGCAGTGAATATAGCAGCCTATCAGCAGGTAATTAATGAGTTAAGATCCTTTAATGCCCGCCTGGTAGCCGTATCAAAAATCAAACCTGTATCGGATATCCTTGCATTATATGAAGCCGGCCAGCGGATCTTCGGAGAGAACTATGTGCAGGAGCTGGCGGATAAGCAAACCCAATTGCCGGAAGACATTCAATGGCACTTTATCGGGCATCTGCAAAGCAATAAGGTCAAATATATTGCGCCCTTTGTAAGTATGATCCATGGGGTGGACAGCCTGAAGTTATTACAGGAGATCAATAAACAGGCTGCTAAGAACAACCGGGTGATCGATTGCCTGTTGCAGGTATTTATTGCGCAGGAAGAAACAAAGTTCGGGTTGAACGAAACAGAGCTGGATGAACTGCTTGCGCAGGCAGCAGGTTTGCAGAATGTGCGGATAGCCGGTTTAATGGGTATGGCCAGTAATACGGATGATGAGGCACAGATCAGCCGGGAGTTTAAAGGACTCGCTGCGCTGCAGGCCAGGCTGAAGGAAAAGTACTTCCCTGGTACAGATGATTTTAAAGAACTGTCCACCGGCATGAGCGGAGACTATAAACTGGCCCTTGCAGAAGGCAGTACGCTCGTAAGGATCGGCAGTTTACTTTTTGGTGCAAGAAACTATGCTTAA
- a CDS encoding TlpA disulfide reductase family protein → MKRLLFITFAALAACGTQQKAQLATGAWQAHLLREDGGDIVFNFDLLDSAGKKTIHIINAGERMLVDDVRQEGDSVFIRMPFFDNEFRAALQADGSLQGLWIRHLANKDASITFKAKPGISERFASTQAPKFNISGRWPTYFSSPNGKDSSFAIGEFTQNGSVVHGTFLTTTGDYRYLQGVVDGDSLKLSTFDGSHAYQFNALITNDSTISNGVFYQGITNKETFSARKDSSAKLQDATTLATVKEAGAVLDFSFPDLNGKKVSIKDEQFKNKAVIVQLSGSWCPNCMDETAYLSDWYKQNKDRGVAIIMLCYERTTDFEKSRKAAAGFAKRFDVTYPVLLTGVTPADPQKAEKTLPQLTGIKGFPTTIYIDKSGKVKEVHTGFNGPGTGEHYEEYKKEFNALMDELLK, encoded by the coding sequence ATGAAAAGATTATTGTTCATAACCTTCGCGGCATTGGCTGCGTGTGGTACGCAACAAAAAGCCCAACTGGCCACAGGTGCCTGGCAGGCTCATTTGTTGCGGGAAGACGGCGGAGACATTGTATTTAATTTCGATCTGCTGGATAGTGCAGGAAAGAAGACCATTCATATCATCAATGCAGGCGAACGTATGCTGGTGGATGATGTGCGGCAGGAAGGAGATTCTGTTTTCATCCGCATGCCTTTCTTTGATAATGAATTCCGTGCAGCACTGCAGGCAGACGGCAGTTTGCAGGGATTATGGATCCGCCATCTGGCAAATAAGGATGCCAGCATTACCTTTAAAGCAAAACCGGGTATCTCAGAAAGGTTTGCCAGTACACAAGCTCCCAAATTCAATATCAGCGGCCGCTGGCCTACTTACTTCAGTTCCCCCAACGGGAAGGACAGCAGTTTTGCCATTGGTGAGTTTACCCAGAACGGAAGTGTTGTACATGGTACCTTTCTCACCACCACTGGCGATTACCGTTACCTGCAGGGTGTGGTAGATGGCGATTCCCTCAAACTTTCCACCTTTGATGGTTCTCATGCCTACCAGTTCAATGCGCTCATTACAAATGATTCTACGATCAGCAATGGTGTGTTTTACCAGGGTATCACTAATAAAGAAACATTCTCTGCGCGCAAAGACAGCAGCGCTAAACTGCAGGATGCCACCACGCTGGCCACTGTAAAAGAAGCAGGGGCAGTACTGGATTTCAGTTTTCCGGATCTGAACGGGAAGAAGGTATCTATCAAAGATGAGCAATTCAAAAATAAAGCAGTGATTGTGCAGCTCTCCGGATCCTGGTGCCCTAACTGCATGGATGAAACGGCTTACCTGAGTGATTGGTATAAGCAGAATAAAGATCGTGGAGTAGCGATCATCATGCTTTGCTATGAGCGCACTACTGATTTTGAAAAGTCAAGGAAGGCAGCGGCCGGTTTTGCCAAACGTTTTGATGTGACCTATCCTGTATTGTTGACAGGCGTTACGCCTGCTGATCCGCAGAAAGCGGAGAAAACACTGCCACAGCTGACAGGCATCAAGGGTTTCCCTACTACGATCTATATAGACAAAAGCGGCAAGGTGAAAGAAGTGCATACCGGGTTTAACGGACCGGGTACAGGAGAACATTATGAGGAATATAAGAAGGAGTTTAACGCGCTGATGGATGAGCTATTGAAGTAA
- a CDS encoding serine hydrolase domain-containing protein produces MKKFSTLFLFLCIVSSAFAQQQQFKQAANAAAAGFSAERLARIDSFFNAIIKEGLAPNAVTFIARNGQIVHNKAYGFSNLEKHTPAHTTDIFRIASQTKLITTIAVLMLYEEGRLLLDDPIYKYLPEFRDTKVLVKYDKETGKAETRWPRPMPTIRHLLSHSAGIPYEHPMDSLLNGRTMLGLSSLDAVTTEELVKKVAQRPLVHDPGTQFTYGYNTDVAGRIVEVVSGKSLSDFFMERIFKPLGMNDTYFYLPASKASRLVELYSKQKLESPLTLHSNISNRTFPIAGKQTLHLGGAGLVSTATDYAKVCQFILNGGTFNNVRLLSRKTVDMMGRNQIGGSHVWDRNDKFGLGFQIITDSTRYGDQASPGSLTWGGAYCSEHTIDPTEKLILLVFTNVSPYAYYGDFVRKFRVLTYQALQ; encoded by the coding sequence ATGAAAAAGTTCTCCACGTTATTCCTGTTCCTTTGCATCGTATCATCTGCTTTTGCACAGCAGCAACAGTTCAAGCAGGCAGCCAATGCAGCGGCCGCCGGTTTCAGCGCAGAAAGGCTGGCCCGTATAGACAGTTTTTTCAATGCCATTATCAAAGAGGGGCTTGCACCCAATGCCGTTACTTTCATTGCCCGCAATGGCCAGATCGTGCATAATAAAGCGTATGGTTTCAGTAACCTGGAAAAACATACGCCGGCACACACAACGGACATCTTCCGGATCGCCTCGCAGACAAAGCTGATCACTACCATTGCTGTGCTGATGTTGTATGAAGAAGGACGTTTGCTGCTGGATGATCCTATTTACAAATACCTGCCGGAATTCAGGGATACAAAAGTGTTGGTGAAGTATGACAAAGAAACGGGTAAGGCAGAAACCCGCTGGCCCAGGCCAATGCCCACTATCCGGCACCTGCTTTCTCATTCAGCCGGGATACCTTATGAACATCCGATGGACAGCCTGTTAAATGGCAGAACGATGTTGGGCCTCAGCTCACTGGATGCCGTTACAACAGAAGAACTGGTGAAGAAGGTAGCACAACGTCCCTTAGTGCATGATCCCGGTACACAGTTCACCTATGGTTACAATACAGATGTTGCAGGAAGGATCGTGGAAGTAGTATCTGGAAAAAGCCTGAGTGACTTCTTCATGGAAAGGATTTTTAAGCCCCTGGGCATGAACGATACTTATTTCTACCTGCCGGCTTCAAAAGCCAGTCGCCTGGTGGAGCTTTATTCCAAACAAAAACTGGAAAGCCCGCTGACACTTCATTCCAATATCTCTAACAGAACATTCCCCATTGCCGGTAAACAAACGCTGCACCTGGGAGGCGCGGGGCTGGTAAGTACTGCAACTGACTACGCAAAAGTTTGCCAATTCATTCTGAATGGCGGTACGTTCAACAATGTAAGATTGCTTTCCCGTAAAACGGTAGATATGATGGGGCGTAACCAGATAGGCGGAAGCCATGTATGGGACAGGAATGATAAGTTCGGCCTTGGATTCCAGATCATTACAGACAGTACAAGATATGGTGATCAGGCATCTCCGGGTTCATTGACCTGGGGTGGTGCCTATTGTTCGGAGCATACCATTGATCCAACAGAGAAGCTGATCTTACTGGTGTTTACGAATGTATCTCCTTATGCATATTATGGAGATTTTGTGCGGAAGTTCCGGGTGCTTACTTACCAGGCGTTGCAGTAA
- a CDS encoding nucleotidyltransferase family protein, translated as MRNLRYYGIGIVILAAGRSIRLGTPKQLLMYKGDTLLNNAIKTACEINEDSTVVVLAAGRQAKLLEKDINVRTQYNFQYKDGIASSIRCGVKYLKYDRRPIQYIMLMTCDQPHVDAAHLSALIAKQEETGAKIVASLYEGRKGIPALFHRKLFPELLSLTGDTGAKHIIEKYDADTAVVPFPLGAIDIDTEEAYQALITATPGK; from the coding sequence ATGCGAAACCTTCGTTATTATGGCATTGGTATCGTTATCCTCGCTGCCGGCAGATCCATCAGGTTAGGTACACCTAAACAGCTGCTCATGTATAAAGGAGATACACTGCTGAACAATGCCATTAAAACGGCCTGCGAAATAAATGAGGATTCAACGGTAGTGGTATTGGCGGCCGGCAGGCAGGCAAAACTCCTGGAAAAAGACATCAACGTACGCACTCAATATAACTTTCAATATAAAGATGGGATAGCATCCAGCATCCGCTGCGGTGTTAAATATTTGAAATACGACAGGCGGCCGATCCAGTATATCATGCTCATGACCTGCGATCAGCCACATGTAGATGCAGCACATCTGTCTGCTTTAATAGCCAAACAGGAAGAAACAGGCGCTAAGATCGTGGCCAGCTTATATGAAGGCAGAAAAGGTATTCCGGCCTTATTTCACCGAAAGCTCTTCCCTGAACTGTTATCCCTCACGGGCGATACCGGCGCAAAACACATCATTGAAAAATACGATGCTGATACTGCCGTGGTCCCTTTCCCGCTGGGCGCCATCGATATTGATACGGAAGAGGCGTACCAGGCATTAATTACTGCAACGCCTGGTAAGTAA
- a CDS encoding XdhC family protein: MKEIKQIIHAYELACKKQQKAALATVVHVAGSSYRAPGARMLITEDGMLTGAISGGCLEGDALRKALMVMMQGKPLLTTYDTSDEEDAVIGIGLGCNGIIQVLIEPIIPEDVTNPIVLLQHIVQKRQAVVLVTFFSLQNKWSEQQGTRLLLKADKNFLRSNALLPSAIKDAENILEQKESIFIEYPNDGQPISAFYEYLPPPVSIIVAGAGNDVFPLVQIGEVLGWDITLVDGRPAYANTQRFPACRLIVADPESAFRELVIDDQTAVVLMTHNYNYDKALLKALIAMPVNYIGMLGPRKKLSRMLTEYEEEGTKVTEEQLSRVYSPVGLDIGAETAEEIALAVLTEIKAVFAGRSGVYLRSFTGKMHERKTEIISSNTN; the protein is encoded by the coding sequence ATGAAAGAGATTAAGCAGATCATACATGCATATGAGCTGGCCTGTAAAAAGCAGCAAAAGGCTGCACTGGCCACAGTGGTGCACGTTGCAGGTTCTTCCTACAGAGCACCTGGCGCGCGGATGCTGATCACGGAAGATGGTATGCTTACCGGTGCTATCAGCGGAGGATGCCTGGAAGGAGATGCCCTGCGGAAAGCATTAATGGTAATGATGCAGGGAAAACCCCTGCTCACCACTTATGATACTTCTGATGAAGAAGATGCAGTAATAGGTATAGGGCTGGGTTGTAACGGAATCATCCAGGTGCTCATAGAACCTATCATACCGGAAGACGTTACAAATCCCATCGTGCTGTTGCAGCATATCGTACAAAAAAGACAAGCAGTTGTGCTGGTTACTTTTTTTTCCCTTCAGAACAAATGGAGTGAACAACAAGGCACACGGTTACTGCTAAAAGCGGATAAAAACTTTCTCCGCTCCAATGCTCTGTTACCCTCAGCCATAAAGGATGCTGAAAATATACTGGAACAGAAAGAATCCATTTTCATAGAGTATCCTAATGATGGTCAACCCATCTCTGCATTCTATGAATACCTCCCTCCTCCTGTTTCTATTATAGTAGCAGGTGCCGGCAATGATGTATTCCCTTTGGTACAGATCGGTGAAGTATTAGGATGGGATATCACTTTGGTGGATGGGCGCCCCGCTTATGCCAATACCCAACGTTTCCCCGCCTGCCGGCTGATTGTTGCTGATCCGGAAAGTGCATTCCGGGAACTGGTGATAGATGATCAGACAGCCGTGGTGCTGATGACCCATAACTACAATTACGATAAAGCTCTGCTGAAAGCCCTGATAGCTATGCCTGTAAATTACATCGGCATGCTGGGCCCGAGGAAAAAACTCAGCAGGATGCTCACGGAGTATGAAGAAGAAGGAACAAAGGTCACCGAAGAACAACTATCCCGTGTTTACAGCCCTGTAGGGCTGGATATCGGCGCTGAAACAGCAGAAGAGATCGCACTGGCGGTTCTCACTGAAATAAAGGCGGTGTTTGCCGGCAGATCAGGTGTTTACCTGCGCAGCTTCACAGGCAAAATGCATGAAAGGAAAACAGAGATCATCTCTTCTAACACCAATTAA
- a CDS encoding cysteine desulfurase family protein translates to MITAPLYFDYCATTPCDPRVVEEMLPYFTQHYGNTASRDHGFGWLAKEATEQAREQVAHLIQANPKQIVFTSGATEAINLALKGLAEANASKGQHIITAKTEHTAVLDTCAYLEEKGFSVTYLHTDQQGMISLDELEQSIRKETICIALMYANNETGVIHPVKAIGAIARKYGVCFMCDATQAVGKIPVNVEDIDLMPFSAHKLYGPKGVGALYVRNNKTILQQLHGGAHERGNRSGTLNTPGIVGFGKAAEICSMESSTLRDKMEHELLELLPGSFVNGGNNRLPHVSNILFPGIDSEQLLLTVSKHLALSRGSACSGIVQQPSHVLLAMGLTRENARNSIRISLGRFTKEEEVNFAVGLLTETVRKLQLVYERD, encoded by the coding sequence ATGATAACAGCGCCGTTATATTTTGATTATTGCGCTACCACCCCCTGCGATCCGCGGGTGGTGGAAGAAATGTTGCCTTACTTCACCCAACACTATGGAAACACTGCCAGCAGGGACCATGGTTTTGGCTGGCTGGCCAAAGAGGCAACAGAACAGGCCAGGGAACAGGTAGCACATTTAATTCAGGCCAATCCTAAACAGATTGTTTTCACCTCTGGCGCAACAGAAGCCATCAACTTAGCGCTGAAAGGGCTCGCGGAAGCAAACGCTTCCAAAGGCCAACATATCATTACAGCTAAAACAGAACATACCGCTGTACTGGATACCTGCGCTTACCTGGAAGAAAAGGGATTTTCAGTTACTTATCTGCACACAGATCAACAAGGCATGATCTCCCTGGATGAACTGGAACAATCCATCCGGAAAGAAACGATTTGCATTGCATTGATGTACGCCAACAACGAAACCGGCGTGATCCATCCTGTTAAAGCAATAGGTGCTATCGCCAGGAAGTATGGTGTATGTTTTATGTGTGATGCAACACAGGCGGTCGGCAAGATACCGGTAAACGTAGAAGACATTGATCTGATGCCTTTTTCCGCGCACAAGTTATATGGGCCGAAGGGCGTAGGCGCTTTGTATGTACGGAACAATAAAACCATCCTGCAGCAATTACATGGCGGCGCACATGAAAGAGGCAATCGCAGCGGCACCCTGAATACACCCGGTATTGTGGGCTTTGGGAAAGCGGCTGAGATCTGTAGCATGGAGAGTTCAACACTGAGAGATAAAATGGAACATGAACTGCTGGAGTTATTACCCGGTTCATTCGTAAATGGGGGCAACAACAGATTGCCCCATGTCAGCAATATCCTGTTCCCCGGCATAGATAGTGAGCAATTACTGCTTACCGTGTCCAAACACCTGGCCCTTAGCCGCGGAAGCGCCTGCAGCGGGATTGTACAACAACCTTCACATGTACTGCTGGCCATGGGCCTAACGCGGGAGAATGCACGCAATTCTATCCGTATCAGCCTGGGCCGTTTTACCAAAGAAGAAGAGGTGAATTTTGCAGTGGGCCTGTTAACGGAAACTGTGCGGAAATTACAATTAGTATATGAAAGAGATTAA